In one window of Xiphophorus hellerii strain 12219 chromosome 23, Xiphophorus_hellerii-4.1, whole genome shotgun sequence DNA:
- the ran gene encoding GTP-binding nuclear protein Ran has translation MADSMGQCVPVAVFKLVLVGDGGTGKTTFVKRHITGEFEKKYVATLGVEVHPLMFHTNRGPIKYNVWDTAGQEKFGGLRDGYYIQAQCAIIMFDVTSRVTYKNVPNWHRDLVRVCENIPIVLCGNKVDIKDRKVKAKSIVFHRKKNLQYYDISAKSNYNFEKPFLWLARKLIGDPNLEFVAMPALAPPEVQMDPSLAAKYEEELQVASQTALPDEEDDL, from the exons ATGGCTGACTCTATGGGACAATGCGTACCTGTGGCGGTGTTTAAG CTGGTGTTGGTTGGAGATGGAGGCACAGGAAAAACGACTTTTGTGAAGAGACACATTACAGGAGAGTTTGAGAAGAAGTATGTCG CTACTCTGGGAGTAGAAGTGCACCCGTTGATGTTCCACACCAACAGAGGACCCATCAAGTATAATGTGTGGGACACGGCCGGTCAGGAGAAGTTTGGAGGCTTGAGAGATGGTTACTACATCCAAG CTCAGTGTGCGATCATCATGTTTGACGTCACCTCCCGAGTCACCTACAAGAATGTGCCCAACTGGCATCGTGACCTGGTCCGTGTGTGCGAGAACATTCCTATCGTTCTGTGTGGCAACAAGGTAGACATCAAAGACAGGAAAGTCAAAGCAAAGAGCATCGTGTTTCACCGCAAGAAGAACCTGCAG TACTATGACATTTCTGCCAAAAGTAACTACAACTTTGAGAAGCCTTTCCTGTGGTTAGCGAGGAAGTTGATCGGCGATCCCAACTTGGAGTTTGTGGCTATGCCAGCCCTCGCTCCCCCAGAGGTCCAGATGGACCCGTCCCTTGCCGCCAAGTATGAGGAAGAGCTTCAA GTTGCATCACAGACAGCACTCCCAGATGAAGAAGATGACCTCTAA
- the stx3b gene encoding syntaxin 3b isoform X6, whose translation MKDRLEQLKATCDQDDEEVEIAVDNAAFMDEFFSQIEDIRNSIDKIDENVAEVKKLYSVILSAPTSDQKTQDDLESITNNIKKMANNARNKLKTIERNLESEQQERVSADMRIRKSQHAVLSRKFVEVMTKYNEAQVDFRERSKGRIQRQLEITGQAKTDEELEEMLESGNAAVFTAGIVDSGISKQALSEIESRHKDIVRLESSIKELHDMFVDIAMLVESQLHAFLTPDLCHHRLHLIPFMEP comes from the exons ATGAAGGACCGATTGGAACAGCTGAAAGCG ACTTGTGATCAAGATGATGAGGAGGTGGAGATCGCTGTGGACAACGCAGCCTTCATGGACGAGTTCTTCTCTCAG ATTGAAGACATCAGGAACAGTATTGATAAAATTGACGAGAACGTGGCTGAAGTCAAAAAGCTTTACTCAGTCATCCTGTCGGCTCCCACGTCGGATCAGA AAACACAGGATGACTTGGAATCAATCACTAATAACATAAAGAAGATGGCCAACAATGCAAGAAACAAACTCAAGA CCATTGAGAGAAATCTGGAGTCGGAGCAGCAGGAGAGGGTGTCAGCTGATATGCGGATACGTAAATCGCAG CATGCAGTGCTGTCCAGGAAGTTTGTTGAGGTCATGACAAAGTATAACGAAGCTCAGGTGGACTTCAGGGAGAGGAGTAAAGGACGTATTCAGAGACAACTTGAGATAA CTGGACAAGCGAAGACAGATGAAGAGCTGGAGGAGATGTTGGAAAGTGGAAATGCTGCCGTTTTCACTGCTGGG ATTGTGGACTCTGGGATCTCAAAACAAGCTCTGAGTGAGATTGAATCCAGGCATAAAGATATTGTCCGTCTGGAAAGCAGCATCAAAGAGCTGCATGACATGTTTGTAGACATCGCCATGCTGGTGGAGAGCCAG CTCCATGCTTTTCTTACACCTGACCTCTGCCACCACCGCCTTCATCTCATTCCCTTCATGGAACCTTAA